In Nitrospirota bacterium, the DNA window TTCATCGCCGGCGCGGGGACGCCCTTGTCCCAGAACGCCTGACCCTTTTGATACTTCTCATCCCAGTTCATACGTGCCCTACTCCTTCGCGCAGTGGTAACGGTCTTGTTAGCACTGTGCTGAGGGTGGTTTCAATAGGGAGCGGGTGAGGTCCTGAGGTGAGGCGGAAGAGGTTTCACGAAGGGAGAAGGTATGGAGTAGGTTAATGGGCGAGGTGCGGGCTGTGCTGGGGCTGAAGGATCTGGACTGCCACACGATGGGAAATGGTTCTTCAGAAAAGACTCCCTGACTAGCTCATTCCGACCCCTCTTCTTTCTTCGAGCATAGGCCTTCATCCAGCCAACCAGCGCAACCCGATGCGAAGCGGCGCTCCAAGATACCGCTTTCCCGTTAAGCGACGGACGGTTTGACTCTGGCGCAGCTTCCAGTAACGCCAATCGGCCATTTGAAAAAAAGGTTCGAATAACTTCTGCACCGAGGGGTCCAGCTCCTTGTAGATATCCTCATCGATATTAAAAAACGGATCGCCGTACTCAAAGTAGTAATCCTTGCGAAAATAGCCAATGGTCAACATCGTGCGTGGCTCATCGGTCTGGTTGGGAGTGCCGCGGTGCCACATGCCAGGATCGCGGATCAGAAGATCGCCCGGTTGAAGCTCGATTTTTTTGGAAGGGAGGTGGCTCGCGAAGGCTTCCACCGCCGGGTTGATGTCATCCTGAGTGAATGGGTGAAGGTTGAACTTGAAAAATTTGTCGCTGCGCCACAGATGACTGCCGCCCGGCCATACCTCGGTCGGGCCGTTATGAAGCCCGCAATGCATGAGTGCAATATTGACGTAGCATCCGCGCACAGTGTCCTCATCGTAAAAGTCGATGTCACGATGAGGCGCCTGCTTTATCGCGCCTTTTGCGCAGGTATCGCTCGAGACAAATTTGCAATAATAGTCTGCGCCCAAAGTTTCCTCGAGAATAGACTCCGCAAACGAATTCCGGACCACGAGAGGGCTCGCAAACGGGCCTCTGAGCTTGGGGAAAATTCGAATGCGGGACTTCTTCTCCCAAAACACGCTGTGCCCATGTTCACCCTCGCCGATGAATTCAGTGCGGTGCCGCTCCGCATGAAGGCGCTGCATATTGTCTTTGTACATGGTCTTGAAACGTGAATGAAGCTCCGTCACCAGGGATTCAGGTACTGCGCCTTTGAGCACGACATAGCCCCGGGCATGTAGCAGCATGACCCCCAGCTGGGTATTCTCGATGGAGAGCGTCCCGTTGCGACGCTCTTGATCAGAAATGATGATGTTCAAGTCGAGCGGATCAGTGCGAATCGACATATGATTCCCCGATAAAATATTTCCAGGACTTTCACTGTAGCACCGCAGGGACATCATGCAAGCGATTCAGGAGAACGCTGCAGAATGAGAACAACGACAAAATGTGATGAACCTAACCGCATTAGGCGCTGCAATCAGCCATGCTTATATAATCAGTCATCTCCCGCATCGTCTGTTCACTATTGCTCACAATCAGGAGTATGGGGCCTGCAACAGCGGCCTGCTCGCTTGGCTGCGTTCCTAGTTAAGCCGCAGGCACTCTCTTTAGACCGGCGGAAAATGTTAATCCGCAACGATCCGTTGCATAGGTCTATTCTCCGTATGGCACTAACTCATCTAATGTCTACCAAGAGTTTTCTGTAAATGGCGCATGCATCACACTGCTGGATTACGGCGGGTATGATTTATTTGTTTCGCTTCCCGGGCAGGTGAGCATTTCACTGAGTCACTGCGAAATCAGCGAGCATGTACTAAATCTTGTTGCGGGGCAGACCTATTTCGTCAAAGTGAGGGAAAGCATAGGGATGAACGCCTCGAGCGAGTATTGGTGTGTCGAGGCGTTGGAAGAAATTCGAAAATGCCGTTGGATGGAGCCTCTAAAGGCGGGGGATGAGTGCAGGGGCAGGAAACGAACGTTGCCCGTTTGCCAATGTAATCCTCAGCGGTGATGCGAGAAACTCCCGTGACGTCTACGCATTGGGAAATTCAGAATGTCGCCTGTATCCCTCCTTACGGGTGTTGTCAGGAATAGAAATGTCCTTGCCGGATGCCGCGTCTCATGGCAAACCTAAGTCCGTGAATCGCGTACTCAGAACAATCAGGGGCAGTCTGGAAGGTGCCCTGTTGTTGTCGATCACCCTGAGCGCGTGCGGCACAGTGCCCTCGGCGCCGGTGGCGGCGGTGCATAGAAACGATGCGCTTGCCGGTGAGTCAAGCGTCGGCCAGTCTCTCCACAGACAACTCCGTGAGCGGGATAAGCGCATTGACGAATTAGAGTCTCAACTGAATGTCTTGAAACTGATTGATCAGGGCGTTGAGACGCGGAATAAGCCAGGCCGGTGCCCATGACACTGATGCCTCTCCAGTGAACGATCCCATCACGCGCCGGGATATATTTGCATTCGTTGAAGAATTCTCGAATCGCCAGGGGCTGCATCAGTGCCTGGCGATCTGGTACCGCTGGAGCTCGAATGACGGGTCAGTGACTCGTAACCTGGTGTCCACAAAATCCGTGCTAGCTCAGCCTGCCCCTTTTCTTATCCAGTTTATTTCAAGGCATACCTCAATGAGTTTTGATGGCGGGTTGACTTACTGAGGGGGCATTGTTGTCGTTGTTGTGGTCGTGGTCGACGTGGAGCTTGTTGGAGTACTTGCTTTTCCGCTGGATTGATCGCTTGTTCGATCACTCGGGCGATCAAGTTTTTGCTCACGCATTTCATCATTGGTTTGATCACCGGTCTGCCCACTGCTTCGGCCACGGTTTTGATCACTGGTTTGACCTACGGCCTGGCCGCCCTGCCCGCCGACCTTGATGACTCCCGGAACGTTGATCTCGCCGGCCATTCTCGCTGATTCCATCCTGACGGTATACCGGAAGGTGCCGGCATCCCGGAAACAAACACTGGCGGTTTGGTTCGTGGCCAGTTGTGCGGTACCGTTGGGTGTCATCCACCCGCCGAAATTATTGTTGCATGACAACTGCTTATCCAGCACCGGGTCGAGAAAGACGACTCGCACAGGTGCGGTTCTCTTGTTGACCCACCGAATTTCATCGCCTGGACTAACAGCGATATCGCCTGACGTGAGGTTGTCTCCGATGATGATGTTTTTGACATCCCCTGTCCTAGTCACTGTTGGCATACCCTGACACCCCAACACCAACACCAAAGCAAACCCTAGATATCGAATTTGGTTCATGGAATACCTCCTGGTGTAATTTGTAATTCATCAACCGAACGTATATCGGTTTTTCGGACGGTCACAACTTGAACTCACTTGGCATGATCAATCAACAGCGACCTGATCATAGGTGGTTAATACGATTCTATGCGTATGAAGGATGAATAATCTGATCAATTCAGCTCAGTATGAGGGATTGATTCATGGAGAAGACGGCTTGAAAGAAAGAGGGCAGGCTAATTATTTTTGTGATGCGGTAGCTGTTTTGCGGATCTTACTGGTCCATGCCTCGCATTTCGTGGGGAGAAGTACCCGGATAAGCCGATGATGTTCTTCATTAGGGGAACGGGGGTACGACAGTCTTTCGCAAAGACGGCGATTACACGGTCTTTCTCGCCTTACTCACTTCCGTGAAATCAAAAGTCCCCATCAAAGTATTCAGCGTGGGCCTGAGGCTCGCTCATTTCCATCTGATTGTGCCGCCAGCCATCGAGGGTGTCCCTTGTCCATATATGCAGTGGTGGATGACGAGCCATGCTCATGTCTGGCAGGGCCGATTTAAGAGCGTTCCGATTCAGCAAGACGGACATATACTCACGGCCTTCCGCTATGTGCTCCGCAATCCAGTTCGCGCCGGATTGGTCGAGCATGCAATGGACTGGGCTTGGTCCAGTCTTCGATTCTCGATCCTGAGTGACCCCTTACCCGTCGAGATGCTACCTGAGTGGGTGCAATGGATCGATCAACCGCTGTTCGGTCATGAACTAACTATGTTGCGGACCTAGGTGAGTCGGCAGCACCCATTCTGAGGAGAGGGCTGGCAAGCGAAGATCGCCGAGACGCTTGGCTTGGAGTCGACCATGCGGAGGCGGGAAAGGCCGAGGAATCTGCTAGCTCAGCCTGTCCATATTTCTCTCTCTGACTTCTTTTTGAATTTTACGTTGGCTTGTTTTATTGTGACGGCGAAATGAAGAAAGCTACATGGTTTATTTGGTCACTCGTTGGGCTGGTATGGCTGGTCGTCAGTCTGCCGTTTACGGACTATTCCCCGATATCCTTGTTCGACATTCCTGATAGCCCTCCAAGGTCTCACGATGGACTTTGGAAACTGCTAGAAAATATCACTTATGCAGGCAACTTCGCTCTGCTGTCGATCGTCTTGCTCTATGGACTAAACAGGGGGTGGTATCTGGGTAACGGGTACCCCCAAATGGTTGCACCGTCTGAATCTGCAGGCGCGATTCACGAAGATTTTTCATAACAAGACGGTTCGGTCAACAATGAGCGTCGTGCTTGCGTTGCTGGGCTTCGTTTCCTCTCTTCTTTTCTTCTTGCATGGCCGAATTCTTGGCCGCGGTCTGGGGTATTGGTAAGTCCTTCTTTCCTAGGAAGGCGCTGGACTGCCACGTGCTGGGAAATTCAGCATGTCCCTATTTTCTACTCGTACTGGGTCTATCGCTGCACTCTCATCCGACCTGTTGCACGTATTCTGATCTAGTCGCATTGCTTGAAATGCGACTGCTGACAGCGCTGTGCCATCTCTTGCGCCTGCTCGATCTGCGCGGCAGTCATGTGTGACGTCAGATAGTCTCGGCGCTTCATGGCTGTTTTTCCCTCATCGCCACTCAACATGGCGACAGCGACGTGGTACCACATGAGCGCGCGAACGAGATCTTCCCGGACGCCCCGTCCTTTCTCATACAACAGGCCAATATTATTCTGCGGACCAGCGTAACCCTGCGCCGCCGCCTTGCGAAACCACATCAGTGCCGTTCGGTAATCCTGCTTGAGGCCCCGTCCCTTTTCATGCATCAGCCCCAGATAGAACTGGGCCGATGCCACTCCTTGTTCCGCAAGGGGGGTGAAGAGGCGGGCCGCCCTTGTGTATTCCCCGCGATCATACGTAAATTCCGCTTCCTCAATGGAGTCTGCCGTCACAATGGCCGCTGCGCCTGCATTTGTTGCACAGGCCAGAACCAAGAGTAGTGTAGGGAGAAAATGCCGCATCGATTACCAGCCTTTCAACAGAATCACCAAAACACAGGGGGAGAGAGTCTTCCTCAGGATAGTTTCGACCGTCCGCGGTGCTGTCCAATCTCGTCCGTGGGTCGAACTATACTAACCGGAAAGACCGCACCCTTCCTCATACATTCGCAGAAGGTGAAGGCCTGTCTGCATCTTTTGTGACCTGGACAGCATGAAGTACCGTTTGGCCTGGGCTATCCCGTTTCAGTCGCCGTCGGTCCAGCCACCACGACAGGAGGGGAAGCAACACAAAGGAGCCTGGCGCCAGCAAGACGAGGAGGTAGGGACTGAGGGATGTCAGGCTGCGCAGATGGCATCGAAGCTGAACTCGCTCAGCGGGCGTCCATCTATTGCCGTTGCGTGGCTTCATCAGCAACGGGAGTAATCCTTGAATGCCGACCATCTCAGCCCGAATCCGATCGCGTTCGCGGCTCATGGGCGCATGGAAGCAGGAGGGAAGTTTCACCAGAATCCTTTCACGTCGGAACTGCAGACATGTTTATTCGCGATGACGAAACCGGGATATTTTACGTTTTAAGGATTGGTCTGGTCCATGCCTTTGTTGGACATCGAACGGGCGGTCGTTGAAATCCGGCAACCTTGTATAAGGGAGAAAGATTCCGCAGCGGCTTAACTGGAGAGCGGGACTGGCTGGTTTCGTTCGTGCATCGAACCACACACAGATGACAGACCGAAGCAGCCAAAGGAATCAGCTTCATGTCACCTGCCGGGACATTCAGAATGTCCCCTGTTTCTCCACTCACGGGTGCAGTCAGGAAGAGGAATATCCTTGCGGGATGCCGCGTCTCATGGCAAATCTAAGACCATGAATCGCGTATTCAGAATAATGTTGGGCAGCATGGGCGGTGCCGTGCTGTTGTCGATCACCCTGAGCGCGTGCGGCACAGTGCCCTCGGCCCCGGTGGCGGCAGTGCCGAGAAACGATACACCTGCCGGTGAGTCCAGCGTCGTCCAGTCTCTCCACAGACAACTCCGTGAGCGGGATAAGCGTATTGACGAGTTAGAGTCTCAACTGAATGTCTTGAAACTGATTGATCAGGGCGTTGAGACGCGGAAAAAGCCCAATCGACCGCCTGCCTCGCTGGCACCTCTCGAGTAAACGATCCCGTCACGTGCCGGGAGATCTTTGCATTCAATAATGGGTTCTAGAATCGCCAGGGGCTGCATCAGAGCCTGGGCGATCTGACGCCGTTGGAATTCGACGGCGGATCAGTGACTCGTAGCCGGGTGTTCACAAATCCTGGCCAGCTCAGCCCTCAGCCTATCCTCTTTTCATTCCCTGGACCCTATCGGTCCAGTGGAATCTCGATCACCAATCCGCCCATGATCTCGTTCATCTTGAAGTCGCGTTTCGGGCTTCTGGGATGCGCGTTGTGGCAGCCGATACAGGCCTGGCTGACCGCGCGATCCGCATAGATGGCTTGAAAATACGTTTGATCGCCATTCTTCACCGTGTTCGTCGCCGGCCGTTCGGGATTTTGGTGAACGGCTTCCAGCCCTTTCTTTTCAGATTCGTTGTACGGGCCGTTGGTGACACTAATCGGCCAGAGGCTGATCAGCCGGTAGCGGACCTTTAAGCCGGTCTTCATCGCCAGATCGCTGGAGTCGAGGAGGAACTGCGCGGGCAGCGGCAGCACATTTTTTTCGGCGCGCCAGTTTTCGGCGGCGGTGGCGCCCCCGCTTCGCTGCAGCCGCTCGACGACATGAATCGTGTAGAAGGTTCGGTCGGCTTCAATAATCGCGTGGATATAGTTTGCCACGGTCTCTGGCGGGATGCCGGGCAGGTCTGACGCGTGCGAGAGACGAGGAATGAGTGAACTTGCGACGAGGATCAGGGTAGCGGCACAGAGCATTCTACGCATTGCGGCACCTCCTTTTTCAAGTTGGGACCAGCCTCACGGTATTAGCATAGTCCTCTGCCAGGTCGTAGGCAAATGCCCGACCACCATCTCCTTCAGTGCGATTCTGGCGTGGAGTCGTGCGAGCACAGCAATCGGACGACGAGGCGCGGAGAGGCCGGGGAGGTCAAGATGATTGCGCGTAACGGGTCTACATCTTCACCGAAGGCTGATAGGTGGTGGCAAGAGCGGGCGGGGATCGGCAAGGCCGGCTGGTCTCGCTCGTGCGTCGAACCACACCGACGAGACAGACCGAAGCAGATGAATCAGCTCCCTGCTAAGCGAGGGAAAATGTTCGAGTACAAGACCTGAGCCCGTGGGGTTTTTTGTCCACGCAATACGTCAAAACTCAAGCCCGAAACCAATTCTAGATGTATTGTCGACGGTGTCTATGACGCTATGGCGCGATGGAAATACCGATACTCGCGCGGCGGTCGTGTCCGGGCCAATTGGCTGTGATCCGGTGCGAACCAGCGCTCAACGTCGAGGTGGTGAATTGCTGGCCGGTTGCCAATTGGCCATCGCGGCTGGACTCCCATGCCAGATCGCTCGAGCGATCTGCCCCGCCTGTTTCTGATGACCGCGTCACTTGACCCTCGAAGAGAATCGGCTGCCCGGCTGGCAGTACTGCCCCGTCCGTCGGTTGAAGAATCCTGACGCTGCTACATCCCGAGAGCCCTAGCCCGGCAAGGACCAGCACCAGCGCGAGGCAGGATTTCGTGGTGACGAATGCCCGTGATGTGGTTGTGGCGATCATGATCATCCCTCCTAGGTGAGGCAGTTAGCCATTCGAGCGACGGGCGTACGAGGGCAATTAACCACTCGAAATGATGCTTGTCAACCGCATGAAGTGACGAGGAGGCTCGCCTGGATTGGACGAAGAGGTCTTGCTCACGACTCCGTCGCCGTCTGCAGACGGCTCACAGAAGGGGAGTCGTCCGATTCGGCGATTCAGGACGTGATAGGCGAGGTCTCCAGCAGTGAGGTGTGGACGGCATGGCATGGGGGATTTTTATTGAACGGGTAGAGTCTGTTCAGGGAAATACTTCCAACCACATTTCTTCTTCTCTAGCCGCCGATGTCCCAGGGTTCACGGCGGACGAGGGAGAGAAGATCTTGTGAACCATGCACGACTCGAAGGATGAAGACATCGTTATCCTGCAAGAGATAGACGATACGGTAATCTCTGAAGATCAATTCTCGAAGGTCGTGGCGATTGAACTCTGGAACGATTCGACCGATTCTGGGAGTCCTGAACAGGGTTTCGGCAGATTCAACGACACGATCGACGAAGGTGATCGCATGGAGAACGGAGTCGTGGGCGATAAAGTCTTCGATATTCTGAAGATCGTTCCCGGCGGTCAGCGACCAGCGGACTTGCGCCAGTGGGCGATTCTTTCTTTCAGCTCTTCCTGTGTGAGAACCCGTCCCTCCGCCACGTCCTGAAGACCCTTCTCGACTTGTTGTTTGAAGAAGAGCTCTTCCATGATCGCGCCGGTGGTCACATCGCCAGGCAGTTTCTGGATCATCGCGAGTGCTTCGGCTTTGGCCTTTGCCATGCGGGTCTCCTCTCGGCTGGTTCGTGCGATTAGGCTATGCCCAGAAGTCCAAAAATGCAAGCCGATTCAGGAAGCCTATGCGGCGCAGTCAGCGGGCTTGTCGAAGAGCGGGAGTCGTCCCACGCGACGGTTCAGGACGTAATAGGCGAGGTCTCCAGCAGCGAGGCGTGGACGGCGCGGCATGCGGATCTTCTACCGAAAACCCGGCGATCCCGTCAAGAAAAAGACTCCCGACCCCTTTTCTTGTCCTCCACACCAATGGGCAAGGCTTTCTCTGGCGATCATAATTCGTCAGGTTGTTAGCCAGCGATAGAGCATCAGTAGCATGAGCGCCCCGATGATGGCGGTTACAAACGCGACGATATCGGAATCCCCGGTGAGACCCACTTGGCCTCCAAGACAGCCGCCGATCACGCCGCCTCCGATCCCGATCACCGTCGTCCCGATCAACTGACCCGGATCCTTTCCGGGCATCAGCACTTTGGCGATGACGCCCACGACGAGCGCAAACACCAGAAATTCGAGGGTAGTATTAAGCGCCGTCCAATCCATGAATCCTCCGACGATGTGATTTTGGTGAACGGCGTACTATACAGGTTTCTTGCCCCAGGGCAGCAAGCCTTGGGGGGAGTAAAAGGGGGCAGGCTACTTATTCTTGCGATG includes these proteins:
- a CDS encoding phytanoyl-CoA dioxygenase family protein yields the protein MNIIISDQERRNGTLSIENTQLGVMLLHARGYVVLKGAVPESLVTELHSRFKTMYKDNMQRLHAERHRTEFIGEGEHGHSVFWEKKSRIRIFPKLRGPFASPLVVRNSFAESILEETLGADYYCKFVSSDTCAKGAIKQAPHRDIDFYDEDTVRGCYVNIALMHCGLHNGPTEVWPGGSHLWRSDKFFKFNLHPFTQDDINPAVEAFASHLPSKKIELQPGDLLIRDPGMWHRGTPNQTDEPRTMLTIGYFRKDYYFEYGDPFFNIDEDIYKELDPSVQKLFEPFFQMADWRYWKLRQSQTVRRLTGKRYLGAPLRIGLRWLAG
- a CDS encoding GlsB/YeaQ/YmgE family stress response membrane protein is translated as MDWTALNTTLEFLVFALVVGVIAKVLMPGKDPGQLIGTTVIGIGGGVIGGCLGGQVGLTGDSDIVAFVTAIIGALMLLMLYRWLTT
- a CDS encoding DUF3365 domain-containing protein; its protein translation is MRRMLCAATLILVASSLIPRLSHASDLPGIPPETVANYIHAIIEADRTFYTIHVVERLQRSGGATAAENWRAEKNVLPLPAQFLLDSSDLAMKTGLKVRYRLISLWPISVTNGPYNESEKKGLEAVHQNPERPATNTVKNGDQTYFQAIYADRAVSQACIGCHNAHPRSPKRDFKMNEIMGGLVIEIPLDR
- a CDS encoding tetratricopeptide repeat protein; the protein is MRHFLPTLLLVLACATNAGAAAIVTADSIEEAEFTYDRGEYTRAARLFTPLAEQGVASAQFYLGLMHEKGRGLKQDYRTALMWFRKAAAQGYAGPQNNIGLLYEKGRGVREDLVRALMWYHVAVAMLSGDEGKTAMKRRDYLTSHMTAAQIEQAQEMAQRCQQSHFKQCD